One region of Clostridium sp. Marseille-P299 genomic DNA includes:
- a CDS encoding FAD-dependent oxidoreductase has translation MDSIWTKTETIDERPSLHGTINADVVVVGAGIFGILTAYYLQKAGKKVVVVEGNRIASGQTKNTTAKITSQHGIIYSKLLDTIGEESAKFYAMANEQAIKDYETLVQEETINCDFEKTPAYIYTNGDTTELKREANVAKSFGIEAEFLETLNIPVENKGAVCFHNQAQFHPIKFIKKLAKQLEIYEQSKVKKVEEHAVLGDNFKVEAKQIVLATHYPFLRTPGYYFLRMHQERTYLLSLANANKVNGMYLGNEDGHTMRDFGQYVLFGGGSHRTGENKEGGRYQKLEQESETYFKGSKVVAQWSAQDCMTLDGIPYIGHFSNANSNWFVGTGFGKWGMTSSMVGAKLITDLATGNHNPYDKLFTPQRFHVTASMKNLLHDGMQAVKGLSKEFLSSASAELSALAPGHGGIISHNGEKYGVYRDEKGETHFVSTKCPHLGCELTYNPDEKSFDCPCHGSRFDYKGNLIDEPAMTGVWVTMDLKEDEKENKLENESQNEKEDE, from the coding sequence ATGGATTCTATATGGACAAAGACGGAGACTATTGATGAAAGGCCATCCTTGCACGGGACGATTAACGCAGATGTAGTTGTCGTTGGTGCAGGGATATTTGGAATATTAACGGCTTATTATTTGCAAAAAGCAGGTAAGAAAGTGGTGGTTGTAGAAGGAAATCGAATTGCTAGTGGACAGACAAAAAATACAACAGCAAAAATCACATCACAACATGGCATCATTTATAGTAAATTATTAGATACGATAGGGGAAGAAAGTGCCAAATTCTATGCCATGGCCAATGAACAAGCAATTAAGGACTATGAGACTTTAGTGCAGGAGGAAACTATTAATTGTGACTTTGAAAAAACCCCAGCTTATATTTATACAAACGGTGATACTACGGAATTAAAGCGGGAAGCCAACGTAGCAAAGTCTTTTGGGATAGAAGCAGAATTTTTAGAGACACTTAACATACCCGTTGAAAATAAAGGTGCTGTTTGCTTTCATAACCAAGCACAATTTCACCCAATTAAGTTTATAAAAAAACTAGCTAAGCAGTTAGAAATCTATGAACAATCAAAGGTTAAAAAGGTGGAGGAGCATGCGGTTCTAGGAGATAATTTTAAAGTTGAGGCAAAACAGATTGTTCTAGCGACACATTATCCGTTTTTAAGAACTCCTGGATATTATTTTCTAAGGATGCATCAAGAAAGGACTTATTTACTTTCTTTAGCCAATGCAAACAAAGTAAATGGCATGTACCTTGGCAATGAAGATGGACATACCATGAGAGATTTTGGCCAATATGTTTTATTCGGTGGTGGAAGTCATAGAACTGGTGAGAATAAAGAAGGCGGACGATATCAAAAACTGGAGCAAGAATCAGAGACTTATTTTAAAGGAAGTAAAGTAGTCGCTCAATGGTCAGCTCAAGATTGTATGACTCTAGATGGAATTCCATATATAGGGCATTTTTCTAATGCAAACTCAAATTGGTTTGTTGGAACGGGTTTTGGCAAATGGGGAATGACAAGTTCTATGGTAGGAGCAAAATTAATAACTGATTTAGCAACTGGTAATCATAATCCCTATGATAAACTATTTACACCACAAAGATTCCATGTGACAGCTTCAATGAAAAACTTGTTACATGATGGTATGCAAGCTGTAAAGGGACTTTCAAAAGAATTCTTAAGTTCAGCAAGTGCTGAGTTATCTGCTTTAGCACCAGGACATGGGGGAATCATTTCACATAATGGTGAGAAATATGGTGTATATAGAGATGAAAAAGGGGAGACCCATTTTGTTTCTACAAAATGCCCACACCTAGGATGCGAATTGACGTATAATCCAGATGAAAAGAGCTTTGACTGTCCTTGTCATGGGTCTAGATTTGATTATAAAGGTAATCTAATAGATGAACCTGCAATGACTGGAGTATGGGTGACGATGGATTTAAAAGAGGATGAAAAAGAGAATAAATTAGAGAATGAATCGCAGAATGAGAAAGAGGATGAATAA
- a CDS encoding NUDIX hydrolase, translated as MELWDVYDQCFRKTGRVHERGKELARGDYHLVVHIYPVNDKKEILIQKRSDTVAWKPGSWAATGGSAIKGEDMYEACIRELNEEVGILAEEKNMELFAVFKRESSYNGVWIVRSNVTISELTLQEEEVSDAKWATSSEIKEMVANGEFHSYPYLDSLLDYIDEK; from the coding sequence ATGGAACTTTGGGATGTTTATGATCAATGTTTTAGGAAAACAGGTCGAGTGCATGAAAGAGGTAAAGAATTAGCCCGTGGAGATTACCATTTGGTAGTGCATATATATCCAGTGAATGATAAAAAAGAAATATTGATTCAAAAAAGAAGCGATACAGTGGCATGGAAACCAGGGAGCTGGGCAGCAACAGGAGGCTCAGCAATCAAGGGTGAAGATATGTATGAGGCCTGTATTCGAGAATTAAATGAAGAAGTGGGAATTTTAGCGGAAGAAAAGAACATGGAGCTATTTGCAGTTTTTAAACGTGAAAGTAGCTATAATGGAGTATGGATTGTTCGAAGCAATGTAACTATTTCAGAGCTTACTCTTCAAGAGGAAGAGGTTTCAGATGCAAAATGGGCTACTAGTAGTGAAATAAAAGAAATGGTTGCAAATGGCGAATTTCATTCCTATCCATATTTAGATTCACTACTTGATTATATAGATGAAAAATAA
- the ileS gene encoding isoleucine--tRNA ligase, with protein sequence MYQKVSTNMKFVDREKEVLNFWKENEIFEKSIDSRKEGETYTFYDGPPTANGKPHIGHVLTRVIKDMIPRYRTMKGYMVPRKAGWDTHGLPVELEVEKLLGLDGKEQIEKYGLEPFIDKCKESVWKYKGMWEDFSGTVGFWADMDNPYVTYDNNFIESEWWALKKIWDKGLLYKGYKIVPYCPRCGTPLSSHEVAQGYKDVKEKSAIAKFKVKDTENEYILAWTTTPWTLPSNVALCVNPEETYVKVEVGVNAKGDVVKAPKEGEELTEANTVVAKEYYILAEALLKVIEGDYQVVETYVGTDLEYKEYEPLFDYAFNNPDGTKNPKANRDNVNGKKAYYVTCDTYVTLTDGTGVVHIAPAFGEDDANVGRKYDLPFVQLVDEKGEMKPEVTDFAGVFCKKTDEGIMKMLREKGLLYKSLKFEHSYPFCWRCDTPLIYYARESWFIKMTAVKEDLIRNNNTINWIPESIGKGRFGDWLENVQDWGISRNRYWGTPLNVWQCECGHMHSIGSIEELKSMSDNCPDNIELHRPYIDAVTIKCSECGKQMKRVPEVIDCWFDSGAMPFAQHHYPFENQDLFEQQFPADFISEAVDQTRGWFYSLLAISTLIFNKAPYKNVIVLGHVQDENGQKMSKSKGNAVDPFDALAEYGADAIRWYFYINSAPWLPNRFHGKAVVEGQRKFMGTLWNTYAFFVLYANIDNFDATKYQLEYDKLPVMDKWLLSKLNSVVKTVDENLANYKIPETARALQEFVDEMSNWYVRRGRERFWAKGMEQDKINAYMTLYTALVTIAKASAPMIPFMAEDIYRNLVCSIDRTAPISVHLCDFPAYDEALINAELEKDMEAVLDIVVLGRACRNTANIKQRQPIGKMYVKADITHTDDAGNTVEGMSDFYKEIIADELNVKNVTFTSDVRDFTSYTFKPQLKTLGRRFGSRLNALKEVLSGLNGNKAMDELNEKGTLTITVDGVEEVLEKDDLLIDAMQMEGYVSDSDYGITVVLDTNLTEELIEEGFVRELISKVQTMRKDAGFEVMDHINVYVSGNDKIKEIASKNLDEIKTVVLADEIIFDRLSGFEKEWNLNGEDVTLAVEKR encoded by the coding sequence ATGTACCAAAAAGTATCTACAAACATGAAGTTTGTTGACAGAGAAAAAGAAGTTCTAAATTTTTGGAAAGAAAATGAAATCTTTGAAAAGAGTATTGATTCAAGAAAAGAAGGAGAAACCTATACGTTTTATGATGGTCCTCCAACTGCAAATGGAAAGCCTCACATTGGTCACGTTTTAACACGTGTTATCAAAGATATGATTCCTAGATATCGTACAATGAAAGGATATATGGTTCCAAGAAAAGCAGGCTGGGATACTCACGGGCTTCCTGTTGAACTTGAAGTTGAAAAATTATTAGGCTTAGATGGAAAAGAGCAAATTGAGAAATATGGACTTGAACCATTTATCGATAAGTGTAAAGAAAGTGTTTGGAAATACAAAGGTATGTGGGAAGATTTCTCAGGTACAGTAGGTTTCTGGGCAGATATGGATAACCCATACGTAACTTATGATAATAACTTTATTGAATCCGAATGGTGGGCACTTAAGAAAATCTGGGATAAGGGCCTTTTATACAAAGGATACAAGATCGTTCCTTATTGTCCACGTTGTGGAACTCCTCTTTCTTCTCATGAAGTTGCTCAAGGTTATAAGGATGTAAAAGAAAAATCTGCAATTGCTAAGTTTAAAGTAAAAGATACAGAAAACGAATATATTTTAGCCTGGACAACAACTCCATGGACATTACCATCTAACGTGGCCCTTTGTGTAAACCCAGAGGAAACTTATGTAAAAGTTGAAGTTGGTGTTAATGCAAAAGGTGATGTTGTAAAAGCGCCAAAAGAAGGGGAAGAACTTACAGAGGCAAATACCGTTGTTGCAAAAGAATACTACATCTTAGCAGAAGCATTACTTAAAGTTATTGAAGGTGATTACCAAGTTGTAGAGACTTATGTAGGTACAGACTTAGAATATAAAGAATACGAACCACTATTTGATTATGCATTTAATAATCCAGATGGTACAAAGAATCCAAAGGCAAATAGAGACAATGTGAATGGTAAAAAAGCTTACTATGTAACATGCGATACCTATGTAACATTAACAGATGGTACTGGTGTGGTTCATATTGCACCTGCATTTGGTGAAGACGATGCTAACGTTGGACGTAAATATGACCTTCCATTCGTACAATTAGTAGATGAAAAAGGTGAAATGAAGCCAGAAGTTACTGATTTTGCAGGAGTATTCTGTAAAAAGACAGACGAAGGTATTATGAAAATGCTTAGAGAGAAAGGATTATTATACAAATCTCTTAAATTTGAGCATAGTTATCCATTCTGCTGGAGATGTGATACACCATTAATCTATTATGCAAGAGAATCTTGGTTTATCAAAATGACAGCTGTGAAGGAAGACTTAATCCGTAATAATAATACAATTAACTGGATTCCTGAAAGCATTGGTAAAGGACGTTTTGGTGATTGGTTAGAAAACGTTCAAGACTGGGGTATTAGCCGTAACCGTTACTGGGGAACACCACTGAATGTATGGCAATGTGAATGTGGTCATATGCACTCCATTGGAAGCATTGAAGAATTAAAATCAATGTCTGATAATTGTCCAGATAATATTGAGTTACACCGCCCATATATTGATGCTGTAACGATTAAGTGTTCCGAATGTGGTAAGCAGATGAAACGTGTTCCAGAAGTTATTGACTGCTGGTTTGACTCTGGTGCAATGCCATTTGCACAACATCATTACCCATTTGAAAATCAGGATTTATTTGAACAACAATTCCCTGCGGACTTTATTTCAGAGGCGGTTGACCAGACAAGAGGATGGTTCTATTCCTTGTTAGCAATTTCAACATTAATCTTTAACAAAGCACCTTATAAGAATGTTATCGTTCTTGGTCACGTTCAAGATGAAAATGGTCAAAAGATGAGTAAATCCAAAGGAAATGCTGTAGATCCATTTGATGCATTAGCAGAGTATGGTGCGGATGCAATTCGTTGGTACTTCTATATTAACTCAGCTCCATGGTTACCAAATCGTTTCCACGGAAAAGCGGTAGTAGAAGGTCAACGTAAATTCATGGGTACATTATGGAATACTTACGCATTCTTTGTACTTTATGCAAATATTGATAACTTTGATGCAACGAAGTATCAATTAGAATATGATAAACTTCCAGTTATGGATAAGTGGTTATTATCTAAATTAAATTCTGTTGTTAAGACAGTGGATGAGAATTTAGCGAACTACAAGATTCCAGAAACTGCAAGAGCATTACAAGAATTTGTGGATGAAATGAGTAACTGGTATGTAAGACGTGGTCGTGAACGTTTCTGGGCTAAGGGAATGGAACAAGATAAGATCAATGCTTACATGACTCTTTATACAGCATTAGTTACAATTGCTAAGGCATCTGCACCTATGATTCCATTTATGGCAGAAGATATTTATCGTAACCTTGTATGCAGCATTGATAGAACAGCTCCTATCAGTGTTCATTTATGCGATTTCCCAGCATATGATGAAGCATTAATTAACGCAGAGCTTGAAAAAGATATGGAAGCAGTTCTTGATATCGTTGTTCTTGGTCGTGCTTGTAGAAATACAGCAAACATCAAACAAAGACAGCCAATCGGTAAGATGTATGTAAAAGCAGATATCACTCATACTGATGATGCTGGAAATACAGTAGAAGGAATGTCTGATTTTTATAAAGAAATCATCGCAGATGAACTTAACGTAAAAAATGTAACATTTACTTCTGATGTACGTGATTTTACTTCTTATACATTTAAACCACAGTTAAAGACATTAGGACGTCGTTTTGGTAGCAGATTAAATGCTCTAAAAGAAGTTCTTTCAGGACTTAATGGAAACAAGGCTATGGATGAATTAAATGAAAAGGGTACTTTAACAATTACCGTTGATGGAGTAGAAGAAGTATTAGAAAAAGATGATTTACTAATTGATGCGATGCAAATGGAAGGTTATGTTTCTGATTCTGACTATGGTATTACTGTTGTATTAGATACAAACTTAACAGAAGAATTAATCGAAGAAGGATTTGTTCGTGAATTAATTAGTAAAGTTCAGACAATGCGTAAAGATGCTGGCTTTGAAGTAATGGATCATATTAATGTTTATGTATCTGGAAACGATAAGATCAAAGAAATTGCATCTAAGAACCTTGATGAAATTAAGACAGTTGTATTGGCAGATGAAATTATTTTTGATCGTTTAAGTGGATTTGAAAAAGAATGGAACTTAAACGGCGAAGATGTTACACTTGCTGTAGAGAAAAGATAA
- a CDS encoding dienelactone hydrolase family protein gives MERIEKVEKYYTCLDLMKTKFDKYARKDKLKAKNIQEFTLWKEEARAKLHELLGLEKMEMPELHCETLEVSMIEEGIKREKKLLQTEPGVFMPFYVLYPEEKNQRYVKNENGNKPACMIAVQGHSGGGKESLAGRREIPAISDAIDKFNYDYGLELAKEGFITLIPDVRGFGERRELAFQKDEESAYIGGACYQLAHMAEPLGMTVIGMLTWDLSRLIDWIEQNNEWDMTELGCVGFSGGGMQTLMTAALDDRIKQCIISGYMYGYKDSLLVLNGNCNCNYVPHLWEHFDMGDIGALLAPRKVCIQSCKNDHLNGARGLLNVNEQVDIMRQAYQLYSADNKLTQDIREGGHCFHKEVFKNFF, from the coding sequence GTGGAACGTATAGAGAAGGTAGAAAAATATTATACTTGTCTAGATCTAATGAAAACTAAGTTTGACAAATATGCAAGAAAAGATAAGCTAAAAGCAAAAAATATTCAGGAATTTACGTTATGGAAAGAAGAGGCAAGGGCAAAATTGCATGAGCTTCTTGGCTTGGAAAAGATGGAAATGCCCGAACTACATTGTGAAACCCTTGAGGTATCAATGATAGAAGAAGGAATTAAGCGAGAAAAGAAGTTATTACAGACAGAACCAGGTGTTTTTATGCCATTTTATGTACTGTATCCAGAGGAAAAGAATCAACGTTATGTAAAGAATGAAAATGGAAATAAACCAGCCTGTATGATAGCGGTACAAGGCCATAGTGGTGGTGGAAAAGAGTCACTTGCAGGAAGAAGAGAAATTCCAGCTATTTCAGATGCAATTGATAAGTTTAACTATGACTATGGCTTGGAACTCGCGAAAGAAGGTTTCATAACGCTCATTCCAGATGTCAGGGGTTTTGGAGAGCGTAGAGAACTTGCTTTTCAAAAGGATGAGGAAAGTGCTTATATCGGTGGTGCATGTTATCAACTAGCACATATGGCAGAGCCTCTTGGGATGACAGTCATTGGGATGCTTACGTGGGATTTGTCTCGATTAATAGATTGGATAGAGCAAAACAATGAATGGGATATGACAGAGTTGGGATGTGTTGGTTTCTCAGGAGGAGGAATGCAAACATTAATGACGGCTGCTCTTGACGATAGAATAAAACAATGCATTATCAGCGGATATATGTACGGATATAAGGACTCACTTTTAGTGCTCAATGGAAACTGTAATTGTAACTATGTACCACATTTGTGGGAACATTTTGATATGGGGGACATCGGGGCATTGCTTGCACCAAGAAAAGTGTGTATACAATCTTGTAAAAATGACCATTTAAATGGGGCAAGAGGCCTTTTAAATGTAAATGAGCAAGTGGATATCATGAGACAAGCTTACCAATTATATTCTGCTGATAATAAATTAACACAGGATATTCGTGAGGGTGGACACTGCTTTCATAAAGAAGTATTTAAAAATTTCTTTTAA
- the abc-f gene encoding ribosomal protection-like ABC-F family protein, with the protein MLLLKINHISKIFGDRVLFKDMNLEVFQGDKIGLIGANGIGKTTLLHMIAGDLELDEGDIQRFGTITYLKQMQNDINTRSKNETLCDTEFINKEFAKAEKLFNIQEKMNQEVVSGGEEMRIKIAKAFSKRAMLYLLDEPTANLDEKGEQLVGDKIKALESYIIVSHDRALLNKCCHQIWELRDKKIYCYSGNYDTYKELREKERQREETEYEEYITEKKRLEVVYLKKKEAAKDIAKIPKGMSKREANLRNFLCVTGRNYGGKQRSMNKSAENVRKRIEKLEVKEKPQSDKRMYIDFSLTNPPENAYVIRGEGLNVSYGEHVIFKDVDFRVPNGKKIALIGENGAGKTTLLNGIMRSYKDIEKLGITTVPKAKIAYFTQNMDTLNLEKTVLENMYEGAIQSDKTIRSVLAKFLFTADDINKKAEVLSGGERIKLSLARLFISEHNVLLLDEPTNYLDMPSILALQQMIKEYEGTIIFVSHDEAFVNEVAQELLVIEQKKIRSFPGKLRQYKIFKNEQLQKAKKKDVKKIEEKRMLLELQRANIIGRFNRKNEDKEALEQEYQSIIKQMKELEF; encoded by the coding sequence ATGCTATTATTAAAAATAAACCACATTTCAAAAATATTTGGTGATAGAGTTTTATTTAAAGATATGAACTTAGAAGTATTTCAAGGAGATAAGATTGGATTGATTGGAGCCAATGGTATTGGTAAAACAACTTTATTGCATATGATTGCAGGGGATTTAGAATTGGATGAAGGAGATATTCAAAGGTTTGGAACAATCACATATTTAAAGCAAATGCAAAATGATATAAATACAAGGTCTAAGAATGAAACTTTATGTGATACTGAGTTCATAAATAAAGAATTTGCGAAAGCTGAAAAGCTATTTAACATTCAAGAAAAAATGAATCAAGAGGTTGTTAGTGGCGGAGAAGAGATGCGAATAAAAATAGCAAAAGCCTTTAGTAAGCGAGCGATGCTTTATTTATTGGATGAACCAACGGCTAATTTAGATGAAAAAGGGGAGCAATTAGTTGGGGATAAGATTAAGGCATTAGAAAGTTATATTATAGTTAGCCATGATCGTGCACTGTTAAATAAATGCTGTCATCAGATTTGGGAGCTAAGAGATAAAAAAATTTACTGTTATTCTGGAAATTATGATACGTATAAAGAGTTAAGAGAAAAGGAAAGACAGAGAGAAGAAACAGAATACGAAGAATATATTACAGAGAAAAAACGACTTGAAGTCGTCTATCTAAAGAAAAAAGAGGCTGCCAAAGATATAGCAAAGATTCCAAAAGGAATGAGTAAACGGGAAGCCAACCTACGTAATTTCTTATGCGTTACGGGTAGAAATTATGGGGGAAAGCAACGTAGTATGAATAAAAGTGCTGAAAATGTAAGAAAAAGAATCGAAAAGCTAGAGGTAAAAGAAAAGCCACAGAGTGATAAAAGAATGTATATCGATTTCTCACTTACAAATCCACCAGAAAATGCGTATGTAATTCGAGGGGAGGGATTAAATGTTTCCTATGGGGAACATGTTATTTTTAAAGATGTAGACTTTCGAGTACCGAATGGTAAAAAAATAGCGCTCATCGGCGAAAATGGAGCAGGAAAAACAACCTTACTAAATGGGATTATGCGCAGCTATAAAGATATAGAAAAGCTTGGTATAACCACTGTTCCCAAGGCGAAAATTGCTTATTTTACGCAAAACATGGATACATTAAATCTTGAAAAGACTGTTTTAGAGAATATGTATGAAGGAGCAATACAGTCAGATAAAACAATTCGAAGCGTTTTAGCAAAATTTTTATTTACAGCAGATGATATTAATAAAAAAGCAGAAGTCTTAAGTGGTGGAGAACGAATAAAGCTAAGTCTTGCGAGGCTATTTATTTCAGAGCATAATGTGTTGTTATTAGATGAACCAACAAATTATCTTGATATGCCTTCCATACTTGCATTACAGCAAATGATCAAAGAATATGAAGGTACTATAATTTTTGTTTCCCATGATGAAGCTTTTGTAAATGAAGTAGCACAAGAGCTACTTGTAATTGAACAGAAGAAGATTCGCTCCTTTCCTGGAAAATTAAGGCAGTACAAAATCTTTAAAAATGAGCAGCTGCAAAAGGCAAAGAAAAAAGATGTAAAAAAAATAGAGGAAAAACGAATGTTACTGGAGCTTCAAAGAGCAAATATCATTGGGCGTTTTAATCGTAAGAATGAGGATAAAGAAGCCTTAGAGCAGGAATATCAAAGTATAATAAAACAAATGAAAGAATTAGAATTTTGA